One genomic window of Cygnus atratus isolate AKBS03 ecotype Queensland, Australia chromosome 16, CAtr_DNAZoo_HiC_assembly, whole genome shotgun sequence includes the following:
- the EPB41L1 gene encoding band 4.1-like protein 1 isoform X5 yields the protein MTTETGPDSEVKNAQEEAPQQQLEAATHGPTAVAASREAEANEKPGAQPDARNMEPGTDMEEKDYSETDGLSDKTTPSKTQKSPQKINKKIKSALCRVTLLDASEYECEVEKHARGQVLFDMVCEHLNLLEKDYFGLTFCDSDSQKNWLDPSKEIKKQIRSGLWNFAFTVKFYPPDPAQLTEDITRYYLCLQLRADIITGRLPCSFVTHALLGSYAVQAELGDYDAEEHVGNYVSELRFAPNQTRELEERIMELHKTYRGMTPGEAEIHFLENAKKLSMYGVDLHHAKDSEGIDIMLGVCANGLLIYRDRLRINRFAWPKILKISYKRSNFYIKIRPGEYEQFESTIGFKLPNHRSAKRLWKVCIEHHTFFRLVSPEPPPKGFLVMGSKFRYSGRTQAQTRQASALIDRPAPFFERSSSKRYTMSRSLDGEFSRPASVSENHDAGAVGEKQDEDGEFGSGRRSETEDEEVTTPTKIKELKFLDKPEDVLLKHQASINELKRTLKEPNSKLVHRDRDRRLPSSPASSSPKHEDETPKGTPEKASEGSEHWVFIERETSRLEEVALKKALGVKKEEARAGTSEVKMSVSMSKVEMAVGKAKEVAGQEETTDADLETWKRAKMIASPEDFESVWEDEIYEKETREEPSMEAKCLPPEGAEEEPKERGEEVTASEPGLSRPSQQPEEKQRTKTLGPDLPQGESKMISEEHVSAASRKQDARVLTATTEFIKIKVKSSDDNTETSATQRIIYLGDLEGDEKDNKTHLLSEAGGQLDLVEMPETTVNRPGEESEPTAPMEERFQSTSSVYEQQRAVSEKPAVVPEQPETGYDETSPAGHPPLEQEHRLSVQQEEATASLRGCETQEKDETMLCSQEVGSDEKDLQSPVGGLKLGALEGEGSRAEDPKQSPAAGEQWGTDVSVTEWRLSERTIPDGNEEESSRVVLQMEEIETKSSSSAVSQQGCPHATAGLEEDEPSTPTHGPFPQQPGPVPGEPAQDAESEGQDLSWGTSLVRGVGTLEYVNPSKEVTCREAGSAGALKDMSPVTEYETPGDVSSEPEERPQDVGFATRKIHQDASPVARGLHQNIDSAAEPVRDPATGEDVWDSNPVTTKGVQRTTEKPLQKEKPVIKELSQNIGRRSGKLMGDEGCGMQELSHDKSPCIKQLPSKAEEAEQKTETIIGHLPPKGPESGGPLHTAHTKAQEPPWDLEFNVGQALQGRSSVVGEPARDSDLALGQPVQPPEEDADVLHSHSIVTGIRQENTMFQLSTSMYEGSEELQVSSGIQKRESGPLVCTDGRTETVSQEHRGVTEAPLLGSWQDSESYKKTSVASKIKMFEQSEAERRAAQEEEEHLPETETPAKAKGKMNLTQDVLLNTGPISPPSLTGTLVELASSVGSFALKGQGAGSGNSSQPLSLKEDVSVDLEHGEDSADLASPDSGCELTLAEAVSKSQEPSGEEKDLSDPSVKSSMKEENLKTAVPVVLQRAGLREGTEEKAKPPRHKAPESDTGDEEQDQEKDAVFLKDNHLAIERKCSSITVSSTSSLEAEVDFTVIGDFHGTAFEDISRSLPELDKDKSEMEDEGLVSFQHTDKVVPGLEEDVKVREKVSQPSTDVSQLEVEGSALGHKDATTAAQAVTAETVPTTSDNTTKPGKGAGPVTELRSVSPITGSSTGKEVLTSIFSATAETLSTSTTTHVTKTVKGGFSETRIEKRIIITGDEDVDQDQALALAIKEAKLQHPDMLVTKAVVYRETEPSPEERDKKPQES from the exons ATGACAACAGAGACAGGTCCTGATTCGGAGGTGAAGAACGCGCAGGAGGaggccccgcagcagcagctggaggcagccacCCACGGCCCCACTGCCGTGGCTGCCAGCCGGGAAGCTGAGGCCAACGAGAAGCCTGGGGCGCAGCCCGACGCCCGAAACATGGAGCCG GGCACAGACATGGAAGAAAAGGACTACAGCGAGACCGATGGGCTCTCTGATAAAACAACGCCTAGCAAGACCCAGAAGTCGCCCCAgaaaattaacaagaaaatcAAGAGTGCCCTCTGCAGAGTGACCCTGCTTGATGCCTCTGAGTATGAGTGCGAAGTGGAG AAGCATGCCCGAGGCCAGGTCCTCTTCGACATGGTGTGTGAGCACCTTAACCTTCTGGAGAAGGATTACTTCGGCCTTACCTTCTGCGACTCCGACAGCCAGAAG AACTGGCTGGACCCCTCCAAGGAGATCAAGAAGCAGATCCGCA GTGGACTCTGGAACTTCGCCTTCACTGTGAAGTTTTACCCTCCTGACCCTGCCCAGCTCACGGAGGATATCACAAG ATACTACTTGTGCCTGCAGCTGCGTGCGGACATCATCACAGGGCGCCTCCCCTGCTCCTTCGTCACGCACGCCCTGCTGGGCTCATATGCCGTGCAGGCTGAACTGGGCGATTACGATGCCGAGGAGCATGTGGGCAACTATGTCAGCGAGCTTCGCTTCGCCCCCAACCAGACACGGGAGCTGGAAGAGCGCATCATGGAACTGCACAAGACCTACCG gGGCATGACTCCTGGGGAAGCAGAAATCCACTTCCTGGAGAACGCAAAGAAGCTTTCCATGTACGGGGTGGACCTGCACCATGCCAAG GACTCAGAGGGCATCGACATCATGCTGGGCGTCTGCGCCAACGGCCTGCTCATCTACAGGGACCGGCTGAGGATCAACCGTTTTGCCTGGCCCAAGATCCTTAAAATTTCCTACAAGAGGAGCAACTTCTACATCAAAATCCGCCCTGGTGAG TACGAGCAGTTTGAGAGCACCATTGGCTTCAAGCTGCCCAACCACCGCTCTGCCAAGCGTCTCTGGAAGGTCTGCATAGAGCATCACACCTTCTTCAG GCTGGTGTCCCCAGAGCCACCCCCGAAGGGCTTCCTGGTGATGGGCTCCAAGTTTCGCTACAGCGGGCGGACGCAGGCACAGACACGGCAGGCCAGCGCCCTCATTGACCGCCCAGCCCCCTTCTTCGAGCGCTCCTCCAGCAAACGGTACACCATGTCTCGCAGCCTTGATGGAG AGTTCTCACGCCCGGCCTCCGTCAGCGAGAACCACGATGCTGGAGCAGTGGGTGAGAAGCAGGATGAGGATGGTGAGTTTGGCAGTGGGAGACGGTCCGAGACAGAGGACGAGGAGGTGACTACCCCAACAAAGATCAAGGAGCTGAAG TTTTTAGACAAGCCAGAAGATGTTTTGCTAAAGCATCAGGCCAGCATCAATGAGCTGAAACGGACCCTGAAGGAGCCCAACAGCAAGCTGGTTCACAGGGACCGGGACAGGAGGCTGCCTTCCTCACCAGCCTCTTCCTCGCCCAAGCATGAGGATGAAACACCGAAGGGAACCCCAGAAAAGGCCAGCGAG GGCTCGGAGCATTGGGTATTTATAGAGAGAGAAACTTCTAGGCTGGAAGAGGTAGCTCTAAAGAAAGCTCTGGGAGTCAAGAAAGAAGAAGCACGTGCAGGTACTTCAGAGGTGAAAATGAGTGTGAGCATGTCGAAAGTGGAGATGGCAGTAGGGAAAGCCAAGGAAGTGGCAGGCCAGGAAGAGACAACAGATGCAGATCTGGAGACCTGGAAGAGAGCAAAAATGATTGCTAGTCCCGAAGATTTTGAGTCTGTCTGGGAGGATGAGATCTATGAGAAGGAAACCAGGGAGGAGCCCAGCATGGAGGCAAAGTGCTTGCCACctgagggagcagaggaggagccCAAAGAGAGAGGCGAGGAAGTAACTGCAAGTGAACCAGGTCTGTCCAGGCCAAGCCAGCAGCCTGAAGAGAAGCAAAGGACAAAGACTTTGGGACCAGATCTGCCCCAGGGAGAAAGCAAGATGATCTCTGAGGAGCATGTTTCTGCAGCCTCCAGGAAGCAGGATGCCAGAGTGCTAACTGCAACCACAGagttcattaaaattaaagtgAAGTCAAGTGATGACAACACAGAGACTTCTGCTACACAGAGGATCATCTACTTAGGAGACCTAGAGGGAGATGAGAAGGACAATAAAACACATCTGCTTTCAGAGGCAGGAGGACAGCTTGACTTGGTGGAGATGCCAGAAACCACAGTGAACAGGCCAGGAGAGGAATCAGAGCCCACAGCGCCCATGGAAGAAAGGTTCCAGTCCACTTCCTCAGTGTATGAGCAACAGAGAGCAGTATCAGAAAAACCTGCCGTAGTGCCAGAGCAGCCTGAGACAGGCTATGATGAGACAAGCCCTGCAGGACATCCTCCCTTGGAGCAGGAGCACCGTTTGTCAGTGCAGCAAGAGGAAGCAACAGCGAGTCTTAGGGGCTGTGAAACACAGGAGAAAGATGAAACCATGTTGTGTTCCCAGGAGGTGGGCTCAGATGAAAAAGATCTGCAAAGCCCAGTAGGAGGATTGAAGCTGGGTGCCCTGGAAGGGGAAGGCAGTAGGGCTGAGGACCCGAAacagagcccagctgcaggagagcagtgGGGCACGGACGTCTCTGTGACAGAGTGGAGGCTCTCAGAAAGAACCATACCTGATGGGAATGAGGAGGAAAGCTCCAGAGTGGTTCTGCAGATGGAAGAGATAGAGACTAAATCATCCTCTTCAGCTGTGTCTCAGCAGGGCTGCCCTCatgccactgcagggctggaggaggatgAACCCAGCACTCCCACCCATGGGCCCTTTCCCCAGCAACCGGGCCCTGTCCCTGGAGAGCCAGCCCAGGACGCAGAATCCGAAGGCCAAGACCTGTCCTGGGGCACCAGCCTTGTGAGAGGTGTGGGCACACTGGAGTATGTGAACCCCTCAAAAGAGGTGACATGCAGGGAGGCAGGTTCTGCAGGGGCGCTCAAGGACATGAGCCCTGTGACAGAGTATGAAACACCCGGGGACGTGAGTTCTGAACCTGAAGAAAGACCACAAGATGTGGGCTTTGCTACAAGGAAAATACACCAAGATGCAAGTCCTGTTGCAAGAGGACTACACCAAAACATAGACAGTGCAGCAGAGCCAGTCAGAGATCCGGCCACAGGGGAGGATGTCTGGGACTCAAACCCTGTCACTACAAAGGGAGTCCAGAGAACCACAGAAAAGCCactccagaaagaaaagcctgtgaTAAAAGAGCTCTCCCAGAACATAGGGCGCAGATCAGGAAAGCTGATGGGAGATGAAGGCTGTGGAATGCAAGAATTATCCCATGACAAAAGCCCTTGCATCAAACAGCTGCCTTCCAAGGCAgaagaagcagaacaaaagacTGAGACCATTATAGGACACCTGCCTCCAAAGGGTCCTGAGTCTGGAGGGCCGCTCCACACTGCACATACCAAAGCACAAGAGCCGCCCTGGGACTTGGAGTTTAATGTGGGACAAGCTCTGCAAGGCAGGAGCTCTGTGGTAGGAGAACCTGCTAGGGACAGTGACCTTGCTCTGGGGCAGCCAGTGCAGCCTCCCGAAGAAGATGCTGATGTCCTGCACTCCCACTCCATAGTTACGGGAATACGTCAAGAAAACACAATGTTCCAGCTTTCAACCTCTATGTATGAAGGCAGTGAAGAGCTGCAAGTGAGCAGTGGGATACAGAAAAGAGAGTCTGGGCCATTGGTGTGTACTGATGGTAGGACAGAAACTGTGTCCCAGGAGCACAGAGGTGTCACTGAGGCCCCGCTCCTGGGTAGCTGGCAGGACAGTGAGAGCTACAAGAAGACCTCAGTGGCCTCTAAGATTAAGATGTTTGAGCAAAGTGAAGCTGAGCGAAGGGCAGcccaggaggaagaagagcatTTGCCTGAAACTGAGACACCAGCAAAAGCAAAGGGGAAGATGAATCTGACACAGGACGTGCTTTTGAACACAGGCCCCATCTCACCTCCATCGCTGACAGGTACTCTGGTGGAACTGGCATCCAGTGTGGGCTCATTTGCCCTCAAGGGGCAAGGGGCTGGTTCAGGAAACTCCTCTCAGCCCCTGTCTCTGAAGGAAGATGTTTCTGTTGATCTGGAGCATGGAGAAGACAGTGCTGACCTGGCTTCCCCTGACTCCGGCTGTGAACTCACACTGGCAGAAGCCGTG AGCAAATCTCAGGAACCaagtggggaagaaaaggatttaTCTGACCCGTCTGTAAAATCCAGCATGAAAGAAGAGAATTTAAAGACTGCTGTTCCAGTGGTCTTACAG AGAGCAGGCTTGAGGGAGGGCACCGAAGAGAAAGCTAAGCCACCTCGGCACAAGGCTCCTGAGAGTGACACTGGTGATGAGGAGCAGGACCAGGAGAAGGACGCAGTGTTTCTGAAGGACAACCACCTGGCCATCGAGCGCAAGTGCTCCAGCATCACGGTCAGTTCAACCTCCAGCCTGGAGGCAGAGGTGGACTTCACAGTGATTGGTGACTTCCATGGAACAGCCTTTGAGGATATCTCCCGAAGCCTGCCCGAGCTGGACAAGGACAAGAGTGAGATGGAAGATGAAGGTCTGGTTTCCTTCCAGCATACTGACAAAGTAGTTCCTGGACTGGAAGAAGATGTCAAAGTCAGGGAGAAAgtctcccagcccagcacagaTGTCTCCCAGCTAGAG GTGGAAGGAAGCGCCCTTGGCCACAAAGACGCGACAACTGCTGCTCAGGCAGTCACCGCAGAGACTGTGCCAACAACCTCA GATAACACCACCAAGCCTGGGAAAGGGGCTGGCCCCGTGACAGAACTTCGCTCTGTGTCACCG
- the EPB41L1 gene encoding band 4.1-like protein 1 isoform X2: MTTETGPDSEVKNAQEEAPQQQLEAATHGPTAVAASREAEANEKPGAQPDARNMEPGTDMEEKDYSETDGLSDKTTPSKTQKSPQKINKKIKSALCRVTLLDASEYECEVEKHARGQVLFDMVCEHLNLLEKDYFGLTFCDSDSQKNWLDPSKEIKKQIRSGLWNFAFTVKFYPPDPAQLTEDITRYYLCLQLRADIITGRLPCSFVTHALLGSYAVQAELGDYDAEEHVGNYVSELRFAPNQTRELEERIMELHKTYRGMTPGEAEIHFLENAKKLSMYGVDLHHAKDSEGIDIMLGVCANGLLIYRDRLRINRFAWPKILKISYKRSNFYIKIRPGEYEQFESTIGFKLPNHRSAKRLWKVCIEHHTFFRLVSPEPPPKGFLVMGSKFRYSGRTQAQTRQASALIDRPAPFFERSSSKRYTMSRSLDGEFSRPASVSENHDAGAVGEKQDEDGEFGSGRRSETEDEEVTTPTKIKELKFLDKPEDVLLKHQASINELKRTLKEPNSKLVHRDRDRRLPSSPASSSPKHEDETPKGTPEKASEGSEHWVFIERETSRLEEVALKKALGVKKEEARAGTSEVKMSVSMSKVEMAVGKAKEVAGQEETTDADLETWKRAKMIASPEDFESVWEDEIYEKETREEPSMEAKCLPPEGAEEEPKERGEEVTASEPGLSRPSQQPEEKQRTKTLGPDLPQGESKMISEEHVSAASRKQDARVLTATTEFIKIKVKSSDDNTETSATQRIIYLGDLEGDEKDNKTHLLSEAGGQLDLVEMPETTVNRPGEESEPTAPMEERFQSTSSVYEQQRAVSEKPAVVPEQPETGYDETSPAGHPPLEQEHRLSVQQEEATASLRGCETQEKDETMLCSQEVGSDEKDLQSPVGGLKLGALEGEGSRAEDPKQSPAAGEQWGTDVSVTEWRLSERTIPDGNEEESSRVVLQMEEIETKSSSSAVSQQGCPHATAGLEEDEPSTPTHGPFPQQPGPVPGEPAQDAESEGQDLSWGTSLVRGVGTLEYVNPSKEVTCREAGSAGALKDMSPVTEYETPGDVSSEPEERPQDVGFATRKIHQDASPVARGLHQNIDSAAEPVRDPATGEDVWDSNPVTTKGVQRTTEKPLQKEKPVIKELSQNIGRRSGKLMGDEGCGMQELSHDKSPCIKQLPSKAEEAEQKTETIIGHLPPKGPESGGPLHTAHTKAQEPPWDLEFNVGQALQGRSSVVGEPARDSDLALGQPVQPPEEDADVLHSHSIVTGIRQENTMFQLSTSMYEGSEELQVSSGIQKRESGPLVCTDGRTETVSQEHRGVTEAPLLGSWQDSESYKKTSVASKIKMFEQSEAERRAAQEEEEHLPETETPAKAKGKMNLTQDVLLNTGPISPPSLTGTLVELASSVGSFALKGQGAGSGNSSQPLSLKEDVSVDLEHGEDSADLASPDSGCELTLAEASKSQEPSGEEKDLSDPSVKSSMKEENLKTAVPVVLQRAGLREGTEEKAKPPRHKAPESDTGDEEQDQEKDAVFLKDNHLAIERKCSSITVSSTSSLEAEVDFTVIGDFHGTAFEDISRSLPELDKDKSEMEDEGLVSFQHTDKVVPGLEEDVKVREKVSQPSTDVSQLESRALKTDAVTVCLGLGTKNPEDASAPHQISTPEAAQVEGSALGHKDATTAAQAVTAETVPTTSDNTTKPGKGAGPVTELRSVSPITGSSTGKEVLTSIFSATAETLSTSTTTHVTKTVKGGFSETRIEKRIIITGDEDVDQDQALALAIKEAKLQHPDMLVTKAVVYRETEPSPEERDKKPQVSPASIEDLSTGYLDSGQS; this comes from the exons ATGACAACAGAGACAGGTCCTGATTCGGAGGTGAAGAACGCGCAGGAGGaggccccgcagcagcagctggaggcagccacCCACGGCCCCACTGCCGTGGCTGCCAGCCGGGAAGCTGAGGCCAACGAGAAGCCTGGGGCGCAGCCCGACGCCCGAAACATGGAGCCG GGCACAGACATGGAAGAAAAGGACTACAGCGAGACCGATGGGCTCTCTGATAAAACAACGCCTAGCAAGACCCAGAAGTCGCCCCAgaaaattaacaagaaaatcAAGAGTGCCCTCTGCAGAGTGACCCTGCTTGATGCCTCTGAGTATGAGTGCGAAGTGGAG AAGCATGCCCGAGGCCAGGTCCTCTTCGACATGGTGTGTGAGCACCTTAACCTTCTGGAGAAGGATTACTTCGGCCTTACCTTCTGCGACTCCGACAGCCAGAAG AACTGGCTGGACCCCTCCAAGGAGATCAAGAAGCAGATCCGCA GTGGACTCTGGAACTTCGCCTTCACTGTGAAGTTTTACCCTCCTGACCCTGCCCAGCTCACGGAGGATATCACAAG ATACTACTTGTGCCTGCAGCTGCGTGCGGACATCATCACAGGGCGCCTCCCCTGCTCCTTCGTCACGCACGCCCTGCTGGGCTCATATGCCGTGCAGGCTGAACTGGGCGATTACGATGCCGAGGAGCATGTGGGCAACTATGTCAGCGAGCTTCGCTTCGCCCCCAACCAGACACGGGAGCTGGAAGAGCGCATCATGGAACTGCACAAGACCTACCG gGGCATGACTCCTGGGGAAGCAGAAATCCACTTCCTGGAGAACGCAAAGAAGCTTTCCATGTACGGGGTGGACCTGCACCATGCCAAG GACTCAGAGGGCATCGACATCATGCTGGGCGTCTGCGCCAACGGCCTGCTCATCTACAGGGACCGGCTGAGGATCAACCGTTTTGCCTGGCCCAAGATCCTTAAAATTTCCTACAAGAGGAGCAACTTCTACATCAAAATCCGCCCTGGTGAG TACGAGCAGTTTGAGAGCACCATTGGCTTCAAGCTGCCCAACCACCGCTCTGCCAAGCGTCTCTGGAAGGTCTGCATAGAGCATCACACCTTCTTCAG GCTGGTGTCCCCAGAGCCACCCCCGAAGGGCTTCCTGGTGATGGGCTCCAAGTTTCGCTACAGCGGGCGGACGCAGGCACAGACACGGCAGGCCAGCGCCCTCATTGACCGCCCAGCCCCCTTCTTCGAGCGCTCCTCCAGCAAACGGTACACCATGTCTCGCAGCCTTGATGGAG AGTTCTCACGCCCGGCCTCCGTCAGCGAGAACCACGATGCTGGAGCAGTGGGTGAGAAGCAGGATGAGGATGGTGAGTTTGGCAGTGGGAGACGGTCCGAGACAGAGGACGAGGAGGTGACTACCCCAACAAAGATCAAGGAGCTGAAG TTTTTAGACAAGCCAGAAGATGTTTTGCTAAAGCATCAGGCCAGCATCAATGAGCTGAAACGGACCCTGAAGGAGCCCAACAGCAAGCTGGTTCACAGGGACCGGGACAGGAGGCTGCCTTCCTCACCAGCCTCTTCCTCGCCCAAGCATGAGGATGAAACACCGAAGGGAACCCCAGAAAAGGCCAGCGAG GGCTCGGAGCATTGGGTATTTATAGAGAGAGAAACTTCTAGGCTGGAAGAGGTAGCTCTAAAGAAAGCTCTGGGAGTCAAGAAAGAAGAAGCACGTGCAGGTACTTCAGAGGTGAAAATGAGTGTGAGCATGTCGAAAGTGGAGATGGCAGTAGGGAAAGCCAAGGAAGTGGCAGGCCAGGAAGAGACAACAGATGCAGATCTGGAGACCTGGAAGAGAGCAAAAATGATTGCTAGTCCCGAAGATTTTGAGTCTGTCTGGGAGGATGAGATCTATGAGAAGGAAACCAGGGAGGAGCCCAGCATGGAGGCAAAGTGCTTGCCACctgagggagcagaggaggagccCAAAGAGAGAGGCGAGGAAGTAACTGCAAGTGAACCAGGTCTGTCCAGGCCAAGCCAGCAGCCTGAAGAGAAGCAAAGGACAAAGACTTTGGGACCAGATCTGCCCCAGGGAGAAAGCAAGATGATCTCTGAGGAGCATGTTTCTGCAGCCTCCAGGAAGCAGGATGCCAGAGTGCTAACTGCAACCACAGagttcattaaaattaaagtgAAGTCAAGTGATGACAACACAGAGACTTCTGCTACACAGAGGATCATCTACTTAGGAGACCTAGAGGGAGATGAGAAGGACAATAAAACACATCTGCTTTCAGAGGCAGGAGGACAGCTTGACTTGGTGGAGATGCCAGAAACCACAGTGAACAGGCCAGGAGAGGAATCAGAGCCCACAGCGCCCATGGAAGAAAGGTTCCAGTCCACTTCCTCAGTGTATGAGCAACAGAGAGCAGTATCAGAAAAACCTGCCGTAGTGCCAGAGCAGCCTGAGACAGGCTATGATGAGACAAGCCCTGCAGGACATCCTCCCTTGGAGCAGGAGCACCGTTTGTCAGTGCAGCAAGAGGAAGCAACAGCGAGTCTTAGGGGCTGTGAAACACAGGAGAAAGATGAAACCATGTTGTGTTCCCAGGAGGTGGGCTCAGATGAAAAAGATCTGCAAAGCCCAGTAGGAGGATTGAAGCTGGGTGCCCTGGAAGGGGAAGGCAGTAGGGCTGAGGACCCGAAacagagcccagctgcaggagagcagtgGGGCACGGACGTCTCTGTGACAGAGTGGAGGCTCTCAGAAAGAACCATACCTGATGGGAATGAGGAGGAAAGCTCCAGAGTGGTTCTGCAGATGGAAGAGATAGAGACTAAATCATCCTCTTCAGCTGTGTCTCAGCAGGGCTGCCCTCatgccactgcagggctggaggaggatgAACCCAGCACTCCCACCCATGGGCCCTTTCCCCAGCAACCGGGCCCTGTCCCTGGAGAGCCAGCCCAGGACGCAGAATCCGAAGGCCAAGACCTGTCCTGGGGCACCAGCCTTGTGAGAGGTGTGGGCACACTGGAGTATGTGAACCCCTCAAAAGAGGTGACATGCAGGGAGGCAGGTTCTGCAGGGGCGCTCAAGGACATGAGCCCTGTGACAGAGTATGAAACACCCGGGGACGTGAGTTCTGAACCTGAAGAAAGACCACAAGATGTGGGCTTTGCTACAAGGAAAATACACCAAGATGCAAGTCCTGTTGCAAGAGGACTACACCAAAACATAGACAGTGCAGCAGAGCCAGTCAGAGATCCGGCCACAGGGGAGGATGTCTGGGACTCAAACCCTGTCACTACAAAGGGAGTCCAGAGAACCACAGAAAAGCCactccagaaagaaaagcctgtgaTAAAAGAGCTCTCCCAGAACATAGGGCGCAGATCAGGAAAGCTGATGGGAGATGAAGGCTGTGGAATGCAAGAATTATCCCATGACAAAAGCCCTTGCATCAAACAGCTGCCTTCCAAGGCAgaagaagcagaacaaaagacTGAGACCATTATAGGACACCTGCCTCCAAAGGGTCCTGAGTCTGGAGGGCCGCTCCACACTGCACATACCAAAGCACAAGAGCCGCCCTGGGACTTGGAGTTTAATGTGGGACAAGCTCTGCAAGGCAGGAGCTCTGTGGTAGGAGAACCTGCTAGGGACAGTGACCTTGCTCTGGGGCAGCCAGTGCAGCCTCCCGAAGAAGATGCTGATGTCCTGCACTCCCACTCCATAGTTACGGGAATACGTCAAGAAAACACAATGTTCCAGCTTTCAACCTCTATGTATGAAGGCAGTGAAGAGCTGCAAGTGAGCAGTGGGATACAGAAAAGAGAGTCTGGGCCATTGGTGTGTACTGATGGTAGGACAGAAACTGTGTCCCAGGAGCACAGAGGTGTCACTGAGGCCCCGCTCCTGGGTAGCTGGCAGGACAGTGAGAGCTACAAGAAGACCTCAGTGGCCTCTAAGATTAAGATGTTTGAGCAAAGTGAAGCTGAGCGAAGGGCAGcccaggaggaagaagagcatTTGCCTGAAACTGAGACACCAGCAAAAGCAAAGGGGAAGATGAATCTGACACAGGACGTGCTTTTGAACACAGGCCCCATCTCACCTCCATCGCTGACAGGTACTCTGGTGGAACTGGCATCCAGTGTGGGCTCATTTGCCCTCAAGGGGCAAGGGGCTGGTTCAGGAAACTCCTCTCAGCCCCTGTCTCTGAAGGAAGATGTTTCTGTTGATCTGGAGCATGGAGAAGACAGTGCTGACCTGGCTTCCCCTGACTCCGGCTGTGAACTCACACTGGCAGAAGCC AGCAAATCTCAGGAACCaagtggggaagaaaaggatttaTCTGACCCGTCTGTAAAATCCAGCATGAAAGAAGAGAATTTAAAGACTGCTGTTCCAGTGGTCTTACAG AGAGCAGGCTTGAGGGAGGGCACCGAAGAGAAAGCTAAGCCACCTCGGCACAAGGCTCCTGAGAGTGACACTGGTGATGAGGAGCAGGACCAGGAGAAGGACGCAGTGTTTCTGAAGGACAACCACCTGGCCATCGAGCGCAAGTGCTCCAGCATCACGGTCAGTTCAACCTCCAGCCTGGAGGCAGAGGTGGACTTCACAGTGATTGGTGACTTCCATGGAACAGCCTTTGAGGATATCTCCCGAAGCCTGCCCGAGCTGGACAAGGACAAGAGTGAGATGGAAGATGAAGGTCTGGTTTCCTTCCAGCATACTGACAAAGTAGTTCCTGGACTGGAAGAAGATGTCAAAGTCAGGGAGAAAgtctcccagcccagcacagaTGTCTCCCAGCTAGAG TCACGAGCCCTGAAAACGGATGCTGTGACTGTTTGTCTGGGGTTGGGCACAAAGAATCCTGAAGACGCCTCTGCTCCTCACCAGATCAGCACCCCAGAAGCAGCCCAG GTGGAAGGAAGCGCCCTTGGCCACAAAGACGCGACAACTGCTGCTCAGGCAGTCACCGCAGAGACTGTGCCAACAACCTCA GATAACACCACCAAGCCTGGGAAAGGGGCTGGCCCCGTGACAGAACTTCGCTCTGTGTCACCG